A part of Desulfobacter sp. genomic DNA contains:
- a CDS encoding ABC transporter substrate-binding protein, whose amino-acid sequence MTTPSPNRLISKFPNRFRRFWAGLAAVGVLLCLAGMSAASSVTDHNGRNHEFDTPFTRIISLYGAHTENLFYLGAGPQVIGVSVNDTYPASVETKQRFSYHDDPEKFLAVKPDLVLIRPMIENGYPQFVRQLRAYGITVISFQPASIEDVYDYWMALGELTGRTKESATLVRRFKTNIKEIQALTGPISPKKRVYFQAIHRRMRTFTSGAMPIFALETAGGINVANDAKASRNTNVAVYGKEKILSRAGEIDVFLAQKGIMNPIRTSDIINEPGFHIIKAVKENQVYLIDESTVSRPVPRLYQGILTIGRLLYPDIFTPNRFKKDIL is encoded by the coding sequence ATGACTACACCCAGTCCAAACAGGCTTATTTCAAAGTTTCCTAACCGTTTCCGCCGGTTTTGGGCCGGCCTGGCTGCAGTGGGCGTACTCCTTTGCCTGGCCGGGATGTCCGCGGCATCATCCGTCACCGACCACAACGGCCGCAACCATGAATTTGACACCCCTTTTACCCGGATTATTTCCCTGTACGGTGCCCATACGGAAAACCTGTTTTACCTGGGGGCAGGGCCCCAGGTCATCGGCGTGTCCGTCAACGACACCTACCCGGCATCGGTGGAGACCAAACAGCGGTTCTCATACCATGATGATCCTGAAAAATTCCTGGCGGTAAAGCCGGACCTGGTACTCATCCGCCCCATGATTGAAAACGGCTACCCCCAGTTTGTCCGCCAGCTCAGGGCCTACGGCATCACCGTCATCTCATTCCAGCCGGCAAGCATCGAAGATGTTTACGATTATTGGATGGCGCTGGGCGAACTCACAGGCCGGACAAAGGAGTCCGCCACCCTGGTCCGCCGGTTCAAAACCAATATTAAGGAGATCCAGGCCCTTACCGGGCCCATTTCCCCCAAAAAAAGGGTCTACTTCCAGGCCATTCACAGGCGGATGCGGACATTCACCTCCGGCGCCATGCCCATTTTCGCCCTGGAAACGGCAGGCGGCATAAATGTGGCAAATGATGCAAAAGCCTCCCGCAACACCAATGTGGCGGTTTACGGCAAGGAAAAGATATTGTCCAGGGCCGGTGAAATAGATGTGTTTCTGGCCCAGAAGGGGATCATGAACCCCATCAGGACATCCGACATCATCAATGAACCTGGATTCCACATCATCAAAGCCGTCAAGGAAAACCAGGTTTATTTAATCGACGAAAGTACGGTATCCCGTCCGGTACCGCGGCTTTACCAGGGTATACTGACCATCGGCAGGCTGCTCTACCCTGACATATTTACACCCAACAGATTTAAGAAGGACATTCTATGA